A single genomic interval of Mucilaginibacter robiniae harbors:
- a CDS encoding fucose isomerase, with protein MENSKKQVLLVASGDLRLSANQNCWPAQQEMEAMLTAAIEKQGWTVKRAHPYNNEKEHGFIDSQKMGIEVFRGIDPEQPLIVAESVWQYTHHVLPGLTTHKGSILTLANWSGTWPGLVGMLNLNGSLTKADVKYSTLWSEDFEDEFFTQKLKEWFETGNITHDESHVQSFESVTIPQADEALGREFARRYKTNKAIMGVFDEGCMGMYNAIVPDDLLHATGTFKERLSQSSLYAAMQKVKDEEAQAVLTWLQNKGMHFNWGIDAATELTKEQTLEQCKMYIAATRIADEFGCATIGIQYQQGLKDLTAASDLTEGLLNNQDRPPVFAETGEELYAGDALPHFNEVDECAGLDALVTYHLWKELGMQGETTLHDLRWGEQFTGGNINDFVWVFLISGAAPPAHFIDGYAGASSERQPPMYFRLGGGSLKGISKPGHIVWSRVYVMNNQLHCDIGVGESVLLPEAETQRRWELTTPQWPIMSATLKGVTRNQMMARHKANHIQVVYADNEAKAHQACRTKAAAMAELGLIVHFCGDINWN; from the coding sequence ATGGAAAATAGTAAAAAACAAGTTTTATTAGTAGCTAGTGGCGATTTAAGGCTTTCTGCCAATCAAAACTGTTGGCCTGCCCAGCAAGAAATGGAAGCTATGCTTACTGCAGCTATTGAAAAACAAGGCTGGACTGTAAAACGTGCACATCCCTACAATAACGAAAAAGAGCATGGTTTTATTGACTCGCAAAAAATGGGCATCGAAGTATTTCGTGGCATTGACCCAGAACAGCCGCTTATTGTGGCTGAAAGTGTTTGGCAATATACGCACCATGTTCTGCCTGGTTTAACCACACATAAAGGATCTATTTTAACCTTAGCCAATTGGAGCGGAACATGGCCAGGCTTAGTAGGTATGCTGAATTTAAATGGTTCACTCACTAAAGCTGATGTAAAATACAGCACGTTATGGAGTGAAGATTTTGAAGATGAGTTTTTTACACAAAAGCTTAAAGAATGGTTTGAAACCGGAAATATCACACATGATGAAAGTCATGTTCAAAGTTTTGAATCTGTAACTATTCCGCAGGCTGATGAAGCTCTTGGTCGTGAGTTTGCCCGCAGGTACAAAACAAATAAAGCCATCATGGGCGTTTTTGATGAAGGTTGTATGGGAATGTACAACGCTATTGTGCCTGATGATTTACTACACGCTACCGGTACTTTCAAAGAGCGTTTAAGCCAATCTTCTTTATACGCAGCTATGCAGAAGGTAAAGGATGAGGAGGCTCAAGCTGTACTTACTTGGCTTCAAAATAAAGGCATGCACTTTAATTGGGGCATTGATGCTGCTACCGAGCTGACTAAAGAGCAAACGCTGGAACAATGTAAAATGTACATAGCGGCTACCCGCATTGCTGATGAGTTTGGTTGTGCAACTATCGGTATTCAATATCAACAAGGATTAAAAGATTTGACAGCAGCCAGTGATTTAACCGAAGGGCTTTTGAATAATCAAGACCGGCCGCCGGTTTTTGCAGAAACTGGTGAAGAGTTGTATGCGGGTGATGCTTTACCGCACTTTAATGAAGTAGATGAATGTGCCGGATTAGATGCCTTAGTAACTTATCATTTATGGAAAGAGCTAGGCATGCAAGGCGAAACTACGTTGCATGATTTACGTTGGGGCGAACAATTTACTGGTGGCAATATCAATGATTTTGTATGGGTGTTTTTGATTTCGGGCGCTGCGCCACCGGCTCACTTTATTGATGGTTATGCCGGAGCTTCAAGCGAACGCCAGCCACCTATGTATTTCCGTTTGGGCGGCGGTAGTTTAAAGGGTATCAGTAAACCTGGGCACATTGTATGGAGCCGTGTTTATGTAATGAATAATCAGCTGCATTGCGATATTGGCGTTGGTGAATCGGTGCTGCTGCCTGAAGCAGAAACACAACGCCGTTGGGAACTTACTACACCGCAATGGCCAATAATGAGCGCTACCCTTAAAGGTGTTACGCGCAACCAGATGATGGCACGCCATAAAGCTAACCACATACAGGTAGTATATGCCGATAATGAAGCCAAAGCACATCAAGCTTGCCGCACCAAGGCGGCTGCCATGGCCGAATTAGGTTTAATTGTACATTTCTGCGGAGATATTAACTGGAACTAA
- a CDS encoding DUF3826 domain-containing protein — translation MNRINISKAIQLTVAIFTLWIGYTAPVKAQQTAVEKQAAYQKVVFDRSAKIVSKLGLTDSAKALKVTKIIAKQYSDLNDIYADRDTQKVIIKREAGDNKDQASAKLKELDAKVSTKVDKLHPKYLKSLAKAGLTPAQVDQIKDGMTYDVLHVTYTAYLNEVSELTDVQKKQIMDWLLEAREHAIDAESSNAKHAWFGKYKGRINNYLSKEGYDMKKEETEWKARGFKPKNS, via the coding sequence ATGAATCGAATAAATATTAGCAAAGCAATACAACTAACAGTTGCAATTTTTACCCTATGGATAGGATACACTGCGCCTGTAAAAGCTCAACAAACAGCAGTCGAAAAACAAGCAGCTTACCAAAAGGTGGTTTTTGATCGTTCAGCAAAAATTGTATCTAAATTGGGCCTTACGGATTCAGCAAAAGCATTAAAAGTAACCAAAATTATTGCTAAGCAATACAGTGATCTTAATGACATTTATGCTGATAGAGACACGCAAAAAGTAATTATTAAAAGAGAAGCGGGTGATAACAAAGACCAAGCATCAGCTAAGCTGAAAGAGCTGGATGCAAAAGTTAGTACTAAAGTGGACAAGCTGCATCCTAAATATTTGAAGAGCTTGGCAAAAGCTGGCTTAACCCCCGCTCAGGTAGATCAGATTAAAGATGGCATGACTTACGATGTATTGCACGTTACCTATACCGCTTACCTAAATGAAGTGTCTGAACTAACTGACGTGCAAAAAAAGCAGATTATGGATTGGCTGTTAGAAGCCAGAGAGCATGCTATCGATGCCGAATCATCTAACGCTAAACATGCCTGGTTTGGCAAGTACAAAGGCCGCATCAACAACTATCTATCTAAAGAAGGATATGATATGAAAAAAGAAGAAACGGAATGGAAAGCACGGGGCTTTAAACCCAAAAATAGCTAA
- a CDS encoding sodium:solute symporter: MKNLPTLDLSVIALYMCAMLLVGFYFSRRNKNAEQFTKASGLIPGWAIGISIYATFLSSNTFLGVPGKTFGGNWNAFVFSISMPLAAWFATKYFVPFYRSTGEVSAYSHFEHRFGPWARTYAVVCFLLTQLARMGSIFFGIALSLQALTGFSMKLIMLSMGIVIIIYTVLGGIEAVIWTEVVQGIVKTFGALLIIYIIITNMPGGVPQLVKIGVDNQKFSLGSMSLNLKEPTFWVVLLYGFFINLNNFGMDQNYVQRYHTAASAKQAAKSIWLCVYIYVPASLLFCIIGSGLFAYYNLHPELTETIRQQVVMERMPGASASQIAQMAAQLKPEDYGDKVMPNFIVNKIPTGLVGLIISAILSAAMSTISSGMNASATVFSVDIYQRYFKRNMNEKQTLRLLHVATVVAGVAGIASGIAMIGVKSVLDIWWQLSGVFAGGMLGLFLLGIISRQTHNHEAKVAIMVGILVIVWLSLSNLIPDNYSMLRNQLHQDMVIVIGTLVIFLTGVLLTKVRGKAPVRVSS, translated from the coding sequence ATGAAGAACCTGCCCACGCTAGACTTGAGTGTAATTGCACTTTACATGTGCGCTATGCTGTTAGTTGGCTTTTACTTTTCGCGTCGTAACAAGAATGCCGAACAGTTTACTAAAGCTTCTGGCTTGATACCCGGCTGGGCTATTGGTATATCTATCTATGCTACGTTTTTAAGTAGTAATACATTTTTGGGGGTGCCGGGTAAAACCTTTGGCGGTAACTGGAATGCCTTTGTATTTAGTATATCAATGCCGCTGGCTGCCTGGTTTGCTACTAAATACTTTGTACCATTTTATCGTAGTACGGGTGAGGTATCGGCGTATAGCCATTTTGAACACCGTTTTGGCCCATGGGCGCGTACGTATGCGGTAGTTTGCTTTCTATTGACACAACTGGCCCGCATGGGCTCCATATTTTTTGGTATAGCCCTCAGTTTGCAAGCCCTTACCGGTTTTAGCATGAAACTAATTATGCTGAGTATGGGCATCGTTATTATTATATATACCGTGCTGGGAGGGATTGAAGCAGTAATTTGGACCGAAGTTGTACAAGGTATAGTCAAAACCTTCGGTGCCTTACTTATTATCTACATTATCATCACTAACATGCCAGGTGGAGTACCACAATTGGTGAAGATCGGCGTTGATAACCAGAAGTTTAGTTTAGGGAGCATGTCGCTCAACCTCAAAGAGCCTACTTTTTGGGTGGTACTGTTATATGGGTTCTTTATCAACCTGAATAATTTTGGTATGGACCAGAATTATGTGCAGCGTTATCATACCGCAGCATCAGCCAAACAAGCCGCCAAATCCATTTGGCTTTGTGTTTATATCTATGTACCGGCTTCATTATTGTTTTGCATTATAGGTTCTGGGTTGTTTGCTTATTACAATCTGCATCCTGAATTAACAGAAACTATTCGGCAACAGGTGGTCATGGAAAGAATGCCAGGTGCATCGGCAAGCCAGATTGCCCAAATGGCTGCACAGCTTAAGCCCGAAGATTATGGCGACAAAGTGATGCCAAATTTCATTGTCAATAAAATTCCGACCGGATTGGTGGGCTTGATTATTTCGGCTATTCTTTCAGCAGCCATGAGTACCATCAGTTCTGGTATGAATGCCTCGGCTACCGTATTCTCGGTAGATATTTACCAACGCTATTTCAAACGTAATATGAACGAAAAGCAAACATTGCGGCTTTTGCATGTAGCTACGGTAGTAGCTGGTGTTGCGGGTATTGCATCTGGAATAGCTATGATAGGGGTAAAGAGTGTGCTGGATATATGGTGGCAATTATCAGGTGTTTTTGCCGGCGGTATGCTAGGGTTGTTTTTGTTGGGCATTATTAGTCGGCAAACACATAATCATGAAGCTAAGGTGGCTATTATGGTGGGTATATTAGTCATTGTTTGGCTATCTCTATCTAACCTAATACCGGATAATTATAGCATGTTACGCAACCAATTACACCAAGATATGGTGATCGTAATTGGTACGCTGGTCATCTTCTTAACGGGTGTGCTTTTAACCAAAGTAAGGGGTAAAGCTCCAGTTAGAGTATCATCATAA
- a CDS encoding dihydrodipicolinate synthase family protein — MQNTKKGFIPVMLTPFTDEGKVDYNALTELTEFYLKAGASGLFANCLSSEMYELSAQERLQVTRHVVKVAGGSVPVVATGTFGGPIEQQADFVKQIYDTGVQAVIAITSLLASQNETAEVFMNAADRLLQLTGDVPIGFYECPDPYKRALSAEQLQHFVQTGRIIYHKDTSLDINQIKDKLALTQGYNFGLYDAYMAHAVETLKAGSAGLSCIQGNYFPELIVWLCDNYNNPALTNEIDKVQQFLVDNMDVMHHVYPTTAKYYLQKRGLNMSTFTRRKVGDFTTSIQQNIDQLYQSYSRLQEECGVEAVV, encoded by the coding sequence ATGCAAAATACTAAAAAGGGCTTTATACCCGTAATGCTAACACCGTTTACTGATGAAGGTAAAGTAGATTATAATGCACTAACCGAGCTTACTGAGTTTTACCTGAAAGCGGGGGCATCAGGTTTATTTGCCAACTGTCTATCTAGTGAGATGTACGAGTTAAGTGCACAGGAACGTTTACAGGTAACCAGGCATGTAGTTAAAGTAGCTGGTGGTTCAGTTCCAGTAGTTGCTACCGGCACTTTTGGCGGACCAATTGAACAACAAGCCGACTTTGTAAAGCAAATATATGATACCGGTGTGCAAGCCGTAATAGCAATTACCAGCTTACTGGCAAGCCAAAATGAAACAGCAGAAGTTTTCATGAACGCTGCCGACCGCTTATTGCAATTAACTGGTGATGTGCCTATTGGGTTTTATGAATGTCCGGATCCTTATAAACGAGCACTCTCGGCCGAGCAATTGCAGCACTTTGTACAAACAGGCAGAATAATCTATCATAAAGATACCAGCTTAGATATCAATCAAATTAAAGATAAACTGGCCTTAACACAAGGCTATAACTTTGGATTGTATGATGCTTATATGGCTCACGCTGTAGAAACTTTAAAAGCAGGTTCGGCAGGTTTATCATGTATTCAGGGCAACTATTTTCCCGAGTTGATAGTTTGGTTGTGCGATAATTATAATAATCCGGCGCTAACAAATGAAATAGATAAAGTACAACAATTCTTGGTTGATAATATGGATGTGATGCACCATGTATATCCTACAACAGCTAAATACTATCTGCAAAAACGTGGATTAAATATGTCAACCTTTACACGCCGTAAAGTTGGTGACTTTACAACATCAATTCAACAAAACATAGATCAATTGTACCAAAGCTATTCACGCCTTCAAGAAGAATGTGGTGTTGAAGCTGTTGTATAA
- a CDS encoding SusC/RagA family TonB-linked outer membrane protein, translating to MKKLYLLILLLPLFAYSAFAQNRTIEGIITSADKNEPLVGVSVKIKGSTIGTQTDVNGKFTLKATNLQNVTLTITYIGYALQEQTLKPGQNNLNIKLNPSTETSLNDVVVVGYGETKKVSLTGSVATVDLKKVEDIPALSITAALRGTVPGLSVSGGTARPGQGTTITIRNPVSYSKDGQGTNPLFVIDDVIRTQADFDLLDQNEIESVSILKDAEASIYGVQGANGVLIVRTKRGRPGAPRISLSSSVGASNATQLPKMLNGTQLATFINDYLQAQAGQTAGNYINPEGYLYTASTNSLATTRNTNWYTPDELAYIANPANNTDYMKQAFKTAYVLREAINISGGSDKVTYFIGGNYVNQNSNFKGVNSYKYGLRASVEAKPAKGLTVFLSLSDDYSYNRSYWYKLKSTTESLDNDATTLESVQPWQKYFINGNPVLLGTANNGGIDNVNFFLIQNSNNYTGGNTTVTNMLGKITYQIPGIKGLTATVTMNKNINNAWNKQYGTTFNYYQYSGTGNNNHIPGGTLLNIYPIDNGNTVRLTPSYASSYQLDAGITYNRTFGKHSINFISLYEQRETYNEGVAAAVSGVILGGYDNQNFTTGTQTSNQASNISQFGFLSYINRLNYDYANKYLFQAVLRVDGSSRFAEGHQYGYFPEGSLGWVASEEPFIKNKLPFVDLLKFRASFGLAGSDNTKNYQYQSSYKVGTGGSGGAVFNEGLRGNGIQTNNALPNVNVTWDHSFKTNYGVDMQFLKNRLSVSADYFWNHSYDLLTTLSGSVPVTIGTSPPTENYSIVNTFGYEISASWRDHLGKKFSYGFSPFFTWSDNKLIRYDLSSGLVGTVQDLTGKSSDAGVFGLQSAGIIRTQADADAIIAQRQAAAGGANNVKIYSQVIKPGMINYVDLNGDGVIDDNDRKYLTHKSSNHNSLGLNFNVGYGGLNLNVIAGMSWGGWATITGLKPAQNGSSNYAVTEGNRPVYWADHWTPTNVNAKYPNPYYASDYQVATDFWLVRATTLNITSANLSYTLPTNITSKVGIASARFYVVATNPVQFINPFPNHYRDFQTDVYSYPSLRTFSLGLNVGF from the coding sequence ATGAAGAAACTTTACTTGTTAATTTTACTGCTGCCTCTTTTTGCGTATTCGGCATTCGCACAAAACAGAACTATTGAAGGTATTATTACCAGTGCCGACAAAAATGAGCCTTTAGTAGGGGTAAGTGTTAAAATTAAAGGCAGTACCATAGGTACGCAAACAGACGTTAATGGCAAGTTTACATTGAAGGCTACTAACCTGCAAAATGTAACTTTAACCATTACTTACATTGGCTATGCTTTGCAAGAACAAACTTTAAAGCCGGGCCAGAACAATTTGAATATTAAATTAAATCCATCAACTGAAACTAGTTTGAATGATGTAGTTGTAGTGGGTTATGGTGAAACAAAAAAGGTTTCACTTACAGGCTCGGTAGCAACTGTTGATTTGAAAAAGGTGGAAGACATTCCAGCGCTAAGTATAACTGCTGCTTTAAGAGGTACAGTACCTGGTTTAAGTGTTTCAGGCGGTACTGCTCGTCCTGGACAAGGTACTACTATTACTATTCGTAATCCAGTATCATATTCTAAAGATGGTCAAGGTACTAACCCTTTATTTGTAATTGATGATGTAATTAGAACCCAAGCGGATTTTGATTTGCTGGACCAGAATGAGATTGAAAGTGTATCTATATTGAAAGATGCTGAAGCTTCAATTTATGGTGTTCAAGGTGCCAACGGCGTTCTAATCGTGCGTACTAAAAGAGGCCGACCTGGTGCTCCTCGAATTAGCTTGAGTAGTTCAGTAGGTGCATCTAATGCTACACAATTGCCTAAAATGTTGAATGGTACACAACTAGCTACCTTTATCAATGATTATTTGCAAGCACAAGCTGGTCAAACTGCTGGCAATTATATTAATCCTGAAGGATACCTTTATACAGCTTCTACAAATTCATTGGCTACTACCAGAAATACAAATTGGTACACACCTGATGAATTAGCTTATATAGCAAATCCAGCTAACAATACAGACTACATGAAGCAAGCTTTTAAAACTGCTTATGTTCTGCGTGAAGCTATTAATATAAGTGGCGGCAGTGATAAAGTAACTTATTTTATTGGTGGAAATTATGTAAATCAGAATTCTAACTTTAAAGGTGTAAATTCTTATAAATATGGGCTAAGAGCTAGTGTTGAAGCTAAACCAGCTAAAGGCTTAACTGTATTCTTATCCCTCAGTGATGATTATTCTTATAACAGAAGTTATTGGTATAAGTTAAAAAGTACAACTGAAAGCTTAGACAATGATGCCACTACTCTTGAATCTGTTCAGCCATGGCAAAAATATTTTATCAACGGTAACCCTGTATTATTAGGAACAGCAAATAATGGAGGAATTGATAACGTAAACTTTTTCCTGATCCAAAATTCTAACAACTATACTGGTGGTAATACTACAGTAACTAACATGTTAGGAAAAATTACATATCAAATACCAGGCATAAAAGGCTTAACAGCTACAGTAACGATGAACAAAAACATCAACAATGCCTGGAATAAGCAATACGGTACCACATTCAACTACTATCAATATTCTGGTACTGGTAATAACAATCATATTCCTGGTGGTACTCTTTTAAACATTTATCCTATTGATAATGGTAATACTGTACGTTTAACACCAAGTTATGCTAGCAGTTATCAGTTAGATGCTGGTATTACTTACAATCGTACTTTTGGTAAGCACAGTATTAACTTCATATCGTTATATGAACAACGAGAAACCTACAATGAAGGTGTGGCTGCAGCAGTATCTGGAGTTATATTAGGTGGTTATGATAACCAGAACTTTACCACTGGTACACAAACGTCTAATCAGGCTTCAAATATTAGTCAATTTGGATTTTTATCTTATATAAATCGGTTAAATTACGATTATGCAAATAAGTATTTATTCCAAGCTGTACTACGTGTTGACGGATCTTCTCGATTTGCAGAAGGACATCAATATGGCTACTTTCCAGAAGGTTCATTAGGATGGGTGGCTTCTGAAGAACCGTTCATAAAAAATAAACTCCCTTTTGTTGACTTGTTAAAATTTAGAGCTTCATTTGGTTTAGCGGGTAGCGATAATACAAAAAACTACCAATATCAATCTTCTTATAAAGTAGGTACAGGTGGTAGTGGCGGCGCTGTATTTAATGAAGGCCTGAGAGGTAATGGTATCCAAACTAATAATGCATTACCAAATGTTAATGTAACGTGGGATCATAGTTTTAAAACAAACTATGGAGTTGATATGCAATTCCTGAAAAATCGCCTATCTGTAAGTGCTGATTACTTCTGGAATCATAGCTACGATTTATTAACTACATTAAGCGGATCAGTTCCTGTAACTATAGGTACATCTCCACCTACTGAAAACTACAGTATTGTAAATACTTTTGGTTATGAAATAAGTGCTTCTTGGAGAGATCACCTTGGTAAAAAATTTAGCTATGGTTTTAGTCCATTCTTTACCTGGAGTGATAATAAACTGATTCGTTATGATCTATCTTCTGGCTTAGTAGGTACTGTACAAGATTTAACTGGTAAATCAAGTGACGCAGGTGTTTTTGGCTTACAATCTGCTGGTATAATCCGAACTCAGGCAGATGCAGATGCTATTATCGCTCAAAGACAGGCAGCAGCTGGTGGAGCAAATAACGTTAAAATCTATAGTCAGGTTATTAAACCAGGGATGATAAACTATGTGGATTTAAATGGTGATGGAGTAATTGATGATAATGATCGTAAATATCTAACACATAAATCTAGTAATCACAACAGCCTAGGATTAAACTTCAATGTGGGCTATGGAGGATTAAATTTAAATGTGATTGCAGGTATGTCATGGGGAGGTTGGGCAACAATTACTGGCCTGAAGCCTGCTCAAAATGGCAGTTCAAACTATGCAGTTACAGAAGGTAACAGACCTGTATATTGGGCTGACCATTGGACTCCTACTAACGTAAACGCTAAATATCCTAATCCATATTATGCTTCCGATTATCAAGTAGCAACTGATTTTTGGCTAGTACGGGCTACCACATTAAATATTACCAGCGCAAATCTAAGTTATACATTACCTACCAATATTACTAGTAAAGTAGGTATAGCTAGTGCCCGGTTCTATGTAGTAGCTACTAATCCTGTACAATTTATTAATCCTTTTCCAAACCATTACAGAGATTTTCAAACTGACGTCTATTCTTATCCTAGTCTTAGAACATTCTCTTTGGGTTTAAATGTTGGGTTTTAA